The proteins below come from a single Eucalyptus grandis isolate ANBG69807.140 chromosome 3, ASM1654582v1, whole genome shotgun sequence genomic window:
- the LOC108958344 gene encoding peroxisome biogenesis protein 22-like isoform X2, giving the protein MLKLFVQVTCRSLGVILEESSPEELQKRATVRSSVSEVLLQITKFCDLYLMETVLDDESEKRVLQALEYAGVFTSGGLIEEKE; this is encoded by the exons ATGCTTAAGCTATTTGTTCAGGTCACATGTCGTTCGCTCGGAGTTATTCTTGAGGAAAGTAGTCCTGAGGAGCTTCAG AAACGAGCAACTGTAAGATCCTCTGTGTCGGAAGTACTTTTGCAGATCACCAAATTTTGTGATCTTTATCTCATGGAAACAGTTCTTGATGATGAGAGTGAG AAAAGAGTTCTTCAGGCCTTGGAGTATGCTGGAGTGTTTACTTCAGGTGGTCTGATCGAGGAGAAG GAATAG
- the LOC108958344 gene encoding peroxisome biogenesis protein 22-like isoform X1: MLKLFVQVTCRSLGVILEESSPEELQKRATVRSSVSEVLLQITKFCDLYLMETVLDDESEKRVLQALEYAGVFTSGGLIEEKVHKYLI; the protein is encoded by the exons ATGCTTAAGCTATTTGTTCAGGTCACATGTCGTTCGCTCGGAGTTATTCTTGAGGAAAGTAGTCCTGAGGAGCTTCAG AAACGAGCAACTGTAAGATCCTCTGTGTCGGAAGTACTTTTGCAGATCACCAAATTTTGTGATCTTTATCTCATGGAAACAGTTCTTGATGATGAGAGTGAG AAAAGAGTTCTTCAGGCCTTGGAGTATGCTGGAGTGTTTACTTCAGGTGGTCTGATCGAGGAGAAGGTACACAAGTATCTGATATGA